GCGCTTCATGATCTccttctgctcctgctccgAGAGCAGCGTATAATAATTGCCATCCTTGCGTAAATACCCATTTGCAACGGCCCCGTGTAGTGTGTGCGGTATATGACGCTTCAGCTCGACAGGCAAACGCTGCAGCCGCATCGACAGCATTCCAATCATCTCCGGATAGCTGACCGAACGGTTCAGCTCTCGCATCAGCTTTAGCACCGTTTGAAATAGATCCGGCAACTGTTGGCGTCGCCCGTTGCTCCGTTCCGACTGGCTTCTGGAGTGTGATTGGGACTGTgactgcagctgcggctgcgatTGACTGGGTATCAATGGTATCGGCGGGCGTCGAGCTATTCCCGTTGCCGGTGTAAGGCCACCACCGACAGCCCTGGCGCTAGCTGGCGTAAAGCTGGGTGCGCTCACATTCAGTTGATGCGACCGCGATGTCTGCAGCGGTTGCATATCGAAATGCGAGGACGTGCCCaatggttgctgctgctgctgctgctgatgatgctgctgctgctgatgttgctgctgcgcgaGATGGTGCTGCTGcgctagctgctgctgctgggccagCTGATGATGCTGGaccaactgcagctgctgctggtgctgctgcggATCCCAACCGGACCAAGAGCGCACATTGTAAACGCTTGCTGAGGGATTCCGATTGGCATGCGGCCCCGGTTGATACTCGGAGCAGTGTCTATAGAAGAGCGGCATGCTGCCAGTGCTGCCAGTGGTGCCGCCAATGCTAGTTGCCGAAATATTGCTGGTGCGGCCATTGTTGCCGCTGGTACCCAGTGAATCGCCGTGTCCGTAGCCCTGTGCCTGTACCTGTGCCTGTACCTGTACCTGTACctgtgcctgtgtctgtgCCTGTCCCTGTCCATTCGTATAATTGTGATGGCGATTGTGGGCGTGTTGGCCAGTGCCGGAGCTGCTCATGCTCTGGCCGCTGCTGCGCTCCATATGACCCGACGCCATTTGTATGCCGCCGCCAGACTTGCGGCTGTGATGAAactttctgttgttgttgctgctgttgctgctgctgctgctgttgttgttgttgttgttgttgttgttgttgttgttgttgttgttgctgctgcagctaaaaaggctattgctgctgttgcagttgttgcagctgttgttgctgctgctgctgctccgatTCAGTGCAGGCTTCGGTCCGTAACTACGGCTATGTATGAAGATCTCCTGCTgatgctggtgctggtgctggtgctgatgCTGCTTGGCGTTTGCCGCCTGCTGATTCGTCGCTTGCTGGGCCGTATCACCTGAATTTAAAAGCGGATTCTCCATATTagttatttttagttttttatatcGGGCTGGGGGTGGTTGTGGATTCTCGAGGCGATTGTATTTGAGCTGATTGAATATCGTTTTGAATCGAGGACTGAAACGCAACGCGGGAGCGACCGGCGACCAAGGGCTAAGTGCCAAGTGCCAAGTTGTCAAGATTCCCACAATTGAACACAATGATCTTACACTAATTTACAATAGGTTTTTTAATCTATGTGTTGCCgaaaagtgaaaattttgTCGTTCGAATAATCTGAACGGGATCTGGTTGTTGTTAAGTGTATCTAGTCTGTGTTATGACTGAAATCCAGCACACAAACTCGATGAATACTTGAAAGCATTCAGCAGGCCTGCTAGGCCAACAATCGATCATATCCCACCTTCGTATTACCCATTCATATGTATCTATacatgtatctatatatgtaaaaatcaGTAACCATGCAAATTGAGCGGCCCTGTTTACACAATCACAAGAGTTCCGGAAGATCTGTGTCATTTGTGTTGTACTGAGGTCAACTGAAGATCCTTAATACTAAAATCAAATTGGTTTCTTTTGAAGCATTTTGCAAACCTACTGCTCCCAATAGAGCTCCAGTGCCTTGTACTTGGCACAGCCCAATAAAAGTAAAAGGCTTAATAAAGATTAATGCATGACCTACGACATCTTGCGGCTGAGCTGAGCCTAAGTTCAAGTGAACTTCTAGAGAACTCTCAAGCGAAAGTCCTATGGGTCTTAGGCCAAGACATGTAACAGCCCAGCCGTGAGTCCTTAGTTCTAAGAGACTTAACAATAGGCTGCACAACTTGAATCCATGTTACTCATatgtttacaaaaaaaaaaggagctaTACATGCGTCAGTAGGGTCCAAGTCGAGTAATTGGAATAATccataaatcatttaaaagcGTATCACTGATTCATAGATCGCGACCTCTCAGCTCTTGTGTGAAACTGTGTGTTTAGTCAAGGGGGAAAAAAACGGGCAGTGTAACATACCGTATTCTCCGTTTATGTAAAATTGGTTATTGGCATCATTCAAATCAACGTGAACCACTTCTTAACAGATGTGCCAAAGTTGTACCTCTGATCAGTTTAAGTAAAAAGTCCTCTCTGTGTAGATTTAGGGGTTACTCAAATAtctaaaaactaaaaccaaaTAAGTTTATTCTGAAAATTTTTTTCGAAACTGCTTTTCTACCGAGAATCcataaaaactaacaaatgacATTGACTGAGTGAACAGTCCCCGACTGGGAGATGCTCAAAACAGTTGCTTTGTTTCTATTAAATGTCACAAATGGGTGTAttttacttaaatcaattgCAGTACATTTCGAATAATCCTAGTGAAACTGATCTGCGTCTGGTAAACTACAATACAAAAACCAGCCAAGATTTTCGCTCTTATAAATGGAGCGATGAATGACTTAAGCATATGATATCAAGAGATATGTTTTTGACATTATAAAACTTTTCATTGGATATTTAGAGCAGATCATTTCTTGAGAGTAAATGTCGAAAAAAAGATAGAAACATAAAATAAGTTTCGTATGTATAGCTTCAAAACGGAGAGAAAACAGAGAGACAAACATGACTATATGGACTCGGCTGTTTTTAACTGGTCagcaatatatacaaataaatactttatgggacCGGAGACAACTCCATCCAGATATTTACACATTTCGTAACAAAAAGGATACACTTTTAGGTCAGGGCATAAACAACCCGCTCTAAGCCAAAATTCACATTCCTTTGAAAACATTGTTTTGCAATTTAGCTGCCTGTAGGCTTGAAGGCATATCATAAATCTGTTGGGTGCTGGCTGCAGCCGCGGGCCAAAACCAAATCCGTTTATGATAGAATGTAAAACAAGCAAGCCAACAAAACAAGATGCCTTCCAAGTCAGAAAGTTATGctccaaataaataaagggCGCGGGACGCAAACATAAACGAAGACGAAGACGAAGCCCCACCCCCCAAGGCCGGCAGGGTCCTTGGGCGGACTCCGTGATGAGGTGCGAAAAATCAGTTGAATTGAAATTGCGTGACTTATGGAGTAGCAGCCCGGCCCGAGGGCTACGGGTCGCTCAAGCGAATCAACACCGCGAAGGGTTGCAGCAACCGCTTGTGAGGGGTTATTTTAATGGGGCATAGTACGAACTGGCAAATACGAACTGTTTGGGAAATGCCTTTCGGACGTACTCCATGCGATTGAGACTCCAGTAGTATATTGCTTAGATTATTCGCAAATCAAATCAAGCAAAACTTAACAATTGTATAAGAAGTTCGATAAACTGTCTGATGCTTGCGTAAAAAATATTCAAGCAGAACCGTAGATACTGACATGTTAGGTTAGGTATAatcctttctctctctttatcttTATACTACTTTTTGGTTCGCTCCGCCTCTgcctctttctcgctctctttttCTCACCCTcatctctcactctctttctcagactctctgcatatatatttcaGCCGAGATCTTTTAGCAGAGAAGCCTCTGCTATTAATGCTGTCTCTGGTTCTCtatttctctgtctgtctgtctgtctctctctctctctctctctctctcgttacCTATACCATATTTAGACCTTTATCTGTATTAAGCTTTCAATGGCATTCTATTTTGATTTCCAGTGTTGCAAAGTACccacaattttcaaataacGCACCACAAAGTTTCATACAACACACTCAACCTgggtatttgtgtgtgcttgtggtCCGTACGTATTGCCGAATGAGTTTCAACTAGCTGACCTAATggaatacatatacataccaATACGCACCCATACCCACACACTTACCCACTGCGAGTGGCAACAGTATAAACAGGTATTAATGCACATGATGCAGTTGGGGCCCGTGTTGTAGGTGGCATAAAGTGCGCAGGGTGTAAAAAGGTTAAATGCCCGTGCCACGAGTGGACATGGTCAGGGGCCAGAGCCGGCGGCCAGGGGCGGGGACAGACATGCATAAGCGTGACTTAACCTCAAATGCACTGACTTCCGTTGCAGCGGGAGCTGTGTtggtgcagcagcaggcgtTGATGCAACTCAAGCTCATCTTGTAGCAGGGCCAAACAATGCACCCACCGCATATGTGTGTGAGGTTGcagccgtgtgtgtgtgtatgtgtactgTAGAAACCCACATGTATCCTGTTTAGAGCCCTTAAATGGCAGTTGGTGCGCGACAATCAGTGTACGTGCCACTCCCATTTAACAAATTAcgccaataataacaacacccATGTGGCCCATGTCTCATGCCTCATGCATCATGCGGCATGCTACATGCCACTCACAAAGCTCtcgggtatgtgtgtgtgtgtgtgtgtgtgtgtgtgtgtgtgtcgatgTGTAAGTGTATGCATTAAGTGGATTTGCGGCTGGCGCCTAAAGCTGACACAAAATCATACACAAAACCAGCTGCCCGCAAgacaccccccccccctcccgcGCTCCTCCTTCCACTCGTTATGGCTGGTGCTCTATGTGGGCGAAGATGTTGACAGGGCGTGGCATCTTAGCTAGTCAACAGCATATGCTCTAACCAGAGGCAGAAGGCTTTTCAATGCGGCTGGCCAGCATCACTTCGCATCATTACATagacacacacctacacacacagccacaaccAGCACAGGCACACCTTACCTGTGGAAATTGTCAGTTACATTTTTCGAAATTGTGTTTCAATTAGTTCATTCTGTTTCCGGAGCAACCGACCTCTAATTTGGGTCGACCTGGACTAAATCGACTTGTTACCTCTCAAGAAAAAGCTCAATTCAAACGGggctaaatttaaaatttcatctATATAGCACTCACTAGCTGGCTATACATGCAGTTATCTTGAAGAGATCTTctcttatatgtatatatacgaaTGGAACAAAAATCATATATTACACATATTACACAGATTCAGAATATTTTACACACCGACACCGAGAAAATCCAGTAAATCGAATTTTACAAACTATTGCCTTGAGCCTTGGTATGCACACATTTTTGTGTGCCATATTTAAAATCTGGAGATTGTATTTAAATCGGATAATAAAAACCGAAGTAAGGCAGGAACGCATTTCCCACAGACTGGGAAGGACCACGACATATATAGAAGGCAGTTCGACATTTTACTTGACAGAATTTCATCCAGCTATTTAAGTTTATATTTAGGACTCTAACCTATTCTCCCCGAAATCAACTTTGCGTTGTGTGACTTTGTACTATTAATACCCCTCAATTTGTTGAGATTCCTGAAAGTAAAAGTCGAGAGTCCGATTTAAATGCGCCTTGTGCTTATTAGGAACAATCGACGAGAGCTCTTCAGATGATTAAAGAGCTGACGAGCTGTTAAAGGCAACAGTGGAAACCACTGAAAGCGGATgctgtctctctcgctctctctctttctctctcattgtctctctctcgctatTACTGACTCTCTATTCAAATAAGTAACTATGagggtgttgttgctgctgttgttgcaaataTCTAGAGCTCATCATGATTGTTTTGTAATTGGAATGCGACAATGCGgcgcaaacagcagcagcgggagcagcagcaacagcagcagcggcgttTGCCGGCAGGAAATGGAGGCAGCTGATAAAATGCAAGCAGGGTAAACACAGTTCAGTgaaccacccaaccacccaatcacccagccaaccagccagcccAACTACCCACCCCACGCAACTGGCTAGCGGCAGGCGGAGGACAAGTGAATGCCAACGCAGGCTAACAATTTGCTTCAATTATAAAAAGCGTCGCGACAAAGTGGCGCCACCAAGCGGCGGGCGGCGACAAATGCATTGGGGCATGAGGCTACAGCGAAGGCCACATCGATGCTACAGCTCCTGGCTCCATCAGTCCCACCTCCTCCCCCTGCCAGCAACTGCTGCCGCTGTGGACCGAACTGGTAATCAGCATGAAGCATACAGTCAACAACTGTGCAAATGATGACGCGACgccaactgcgactgcgactgcggcagcggcagcggcagcggcagcgacagcaactgcagcagcagcaacggcagcgacTGGCGTCATCAGGTCCTGCCTTTGTCTGGCTCGGACCTGGCCTGGGCTATGCCTCCGGTCATCGCCACCGACTTGGCTTTCGCATGGATCATTGTTCTTTGTATAACATATTTcgaattgtattttaattgcatttctgATGCTCTTCCAAGCCCCACCACCATTTCCATAATACCCCTTAGTCTTCAAGATATTCATTTGAACTGTAAGCTAGAAAGAATGAATTTTTTCGAAACAGATTTCTGGTCAAATAGCAGACAAATGTTTCTCTCAAAAACTATGTCCAAAAGATTGATTCtaaataaactatataatatatagcaAGCCAATTTGATACGGGTATACATATCTGGAGTATTGTATAGCTTTTAATTACTAAAGCCATGCTCCAACTGAAGGTATACTGAAAGCTCTGATTTAAAAGGGGAGGAGAAAGTTCACAGTAAAAAGCGTGGTACAAGCTATTGTAATTTATGCCTAAATTACTAAAGGTCTAAAAAGAACAATGAATCATGAATGTTAGCAGCACATCGAGACTTTTTCTAGAGATGACACTATATGTCGTTAGCACTTAAATAATCGAAAAGGCCACACAAGCGAAGAATCACCCTCGAATCAATGTGGTTATTGATGTAACTCTTTGCAGTGCACTTGCATTGGAGATGACATTGCATTTAGAGCAAACACCTGTACCTCTGATTATTAGTGATGACACTTGGCAAAATAAGTGGTGTTGTACTAAGAACTATCGGCTGGAACAGTCTGGAATAGAAACATCCCACAGAGTTGTTGGAATAAATGAGAAAATTTTGACACGGCTAAAGCTTAGACAACATTTTGCCATACGATGTTAAATGatgctcataaatattttctctttCAGCTTCTCCCTcacatctctctctctctctctctctctctctgtctgtctaacTCTCTGTGTCCTTTTCTCCCTCTCATCCAACGGCTGACGGTGCTTTGAACTCACTTTGAAGCAAAAGTGCACACAATGGAATCGCAACAACTTAACAATTATCCTGACCAACAGGCGAAGCTCACGATTCGTGCTTAAGCTGTCGCTGGTGTGGACATGTCCTGGAGCAAGGACTAGCGCTGGACGTGCCAGGACACGACCGTGCCGGACAGCCCTAATCACACGCTCTCGCATAAATACTCAACAGCGATGATTTAGTGTACTCATGTGATTCATAAATATCACTCATCAACACGGGCCAATGCGGGCTGGCGGGAGGACGGGACGGGGCCAGGCACGCATGTGAGTGTAATAGGGTTTACGGATATGGGGGCTGGActtgtgcatgtatgtgcataAGAGCTGTCCTGGCTGCAGCGCTTGTTGTGCTTAGCTGGGTCGTTAAGCCTGCAGCAAAGCAAAGCGCTCGATTTGTTGTCCTTGTGCTTGTTGTTAGTGCTGTCCTGgctgttgtccttgttgttgccgtgGCTGTAACTATTGTCATCTTGCCCATAAGCACAAAAATCCATGTACCAAATGCTCTTCGTACAGCAAAATCAGCCTCCAGTGAAGAGAAGACAGTAACCAGTATTCGGTTACCAGGACCCGGACTCTGACCTGGACCCAGCCCGGCTGCGGCCCAGGACCAGCAAGGACATGGCACACGCATCGTATAtcatttgttgctttttgtggGCGCTGCTCCGCTCCAGTCTGGGTCATAAACATCCTCAACTAACTTGTCTGTCTAGCAAAATGTGAGCGATTCGGCCAAAGCCACGtttaaatgttaattgtttACAGTTTATTTGATGACTCGGCGAATGTTGACTGTAAAATACTGACGAAAATACTGTTGAATTCTTAATAACTAGCAAATAGCCACACATATGCACTATTGCTGATAGTAATGTACTAAGGCGAACAAGGTGAAAactaaaagttaaataaagcaaattgaGAGCGAATACGTTAAGAAGATGCAACGACTGACCCCCGTTCTCTTAATCAGCAGTTAAGTTTATCCTCGCGATAAGTTGGCGGCAATTACTAAGCATGCAGCTACTACATCAGTAAACAGCATTAAGCATTTCTTAACATTCTGTAAGCTACTTCACTTGTGTTGTGCAAAGCTTGAAAACTTAAATGTCAatgttagttagttagttcgTCGGTCGGTTATGCAGTCAGTTAATCAACCAGTCAATAAATCAGGCAGTCAGTTTgtcaaacacaacaaaaagtcttatatatgaatattgaaatattgtttTGACATCTCGCCCCAAAATTAGTCCCAGTGAATAGCTATTCAAAAGTACATATAATTAATTCcgaaactattttttttttttttttaaataggtttattttttgtcaaaGTTGGGAGCGCAAGTCAGGAGGTgcgcacatgcaacaaatggCAATTAAGTTGGCGGCATTTAAATGCAGGTGGCCAATTAAGGTTGTACGGCACGCGCGCCAGGGGCGATTGTTAAAGCGTTGGCGCAAGGGAAACGGGGAGGGGGGCTGTAGGGAAGGGGCGTGGCAAACAGCACTCAAcacaacaagcaacaagccAGAAACACGGCACAAACAGGCACAATAATAACAGGCATTTAATTTCATGTTAATTGTATTTCAGTTTTTAATGGAGAAGTAAGAGCGGGGCAAGAGGAGTAGCAGCCGACTGCGaggtgtgcgtgcgtgtggcTGGGTGGGTTGGCTTCGAACCATAAATTTTGTGCATTTCAGCGCAGCACGTTCCGcgtaatttatttgcatatttcagcTGAGCAAGTGACAGCCTAAAATTATGCTACAAAATGCCGCGAATGCCAGCTTGAAAAATTTGAACAGAACCAGCAAGAGCGAGGGTGAGTGACCGAATAAACGATATCCTGTAAATTATATGTGCAAACAGAAGACCCGCAACGGAGCACATTCGTGGACTTTAAAACTGTGCTTCAATTGTGAACCTTAGGCTGTGCCGAATATAAGGATGCtctgcaatttgtttttctaccATTTGCGGTTTGAACTATGAAAGAAATCATCAGTAGTTCTGCAAACCAAATGAAATGGCCTGCAACCTATAggaaaaatattcattttggCTCTCAAGCTGTAGAAACCATCGATAGCCGATACTCGTGGGAAAGCAGTTTATGAAGAGGCCAACAAATCGATTGTGTGTGACTCTAAAACCTTCACACTATTCCTATCAAAATGTATctcttaaattcattttttctcTGAGAGCACGGCATCAaaagttaaaagaaaaaaaaagggaaacaCCTTTAAGCAGCTGCATCTGCTCATGTTAACATGCTGCGGGGTAGCTGTTTCGGAGGAGGGGCAGCTGAGGAGGGCAAGGTGCTTTCTCTAAACGCATTTACGTGTCAAAACTAATTTAATGTACCAAATGTATCCACCCCCATCCCTGCCCCCCCTCTTTACCAGCCCTTCCCAACGACTACCCCCGTTGGCGCATTCCAAGCAACCCCCGCAACGGCAACAGGAAACGGAAATCGCATACGCAGCGACCAGCGGGCatattttgcttatttatttgaGCTTTTGttgcacacatacgcacacacaatcAGTACCTTCGCTCCCCCGACCCCAGCACCCCTCCAGCACTAACCCCTCAGCACATTTCTCACCTAATAAAATAACAATGGAACACCCCCCAAGGCGCTTTGAGGCACCCCTCACGTGTTGCTGGTCTGCTGCCCAGAGGCCTCGCCCCCACCGCCGCCCTCTTTTTgatgtaaatttaatttcggtTTCTCACATTTTGAGGTTTTTCCCCAGCATGCAACCTACTTATATACACTACAGTACCACATACCATATATACGCGATACTCAGGCACAACGTccgagtcggagtcggagtcggagttgTAGTCGGTCCCCAGAGGCTTTGGAGCATATTCGTAATGCGTCTTTCAACGTTGACGTTGAGGCTGGCTCGCCTCTCTCGCCTGCCAACCATCCCATGTCGCCGTTGTCGTTGACATCGTCCTTGTTCTTTCCATCAGCATCGCATATGTATTTTAGTCGCCTTTGTTACCAGAACAAATCCGCCCTCGTTGCCAACTTGTCACACATATGCACTTTGATTCCCCTGGCGATGTGGCAttaatataccctataaaaagCAAAGGGTATTATGACATGTTCAttcagtatataaatactaacGGCTATTATCCGGCTTTGCACGAGTAAAGTTGCAAACTtcgtgcaaaaaaaaaaattcaaataacttTAAAGCCGATCGGATCACAATTTTACATTTGCCCAACCTTTGACCCCATTTTCCAACAAGCGGCgtaaatgtgaaaaaaaagtGTACGATTCACATTTAAAGCGGATCTTATACAATAATTGTTCGTGCTTTTTTCGACCATACAGGTGGATTAATTCAAATTGCAGACTTAAGTATTCAAAAGTTTTTATGCAAggctttaaacattttattgccCCAGAACTATTTACGCCCAGGCGGTGTGAATTTTGCGAAAAGTGTAAAACATTTTCCTAATGAAtttgtgaaaatatatttaaaaatgtatttgtatatttatttttgcatatgtcTATACCAAAAAGTTTCTTACCATTATTTTTCATCGGTGGAATTTACTACTTAAAAAACCAACATAACATGCATTCGAATGACATACAGTGCAGCTTCAGCTACTGACGGCCTGGGCTGTACGTTGATCACTCAATCAGACATTCAGTCAGtccatcaatcagtcagtcaagtaaatatttgtatataaagcTATATAGCTAGATATGCAATAGATTGCCTGGCTAGTTTCTAGACAATCATTGGAAAGGAAAATCATTGTTTTCTGTTCAATTTACATCTCagaattttttgtttctatatttGGGTGGCTTACTTTTGTTAGAagacaataaatattaataccCATAGCTCAGGTTTGCTATCATATTAAGGCAATCTTATTGAGATTCACTTCAATCATTTACAGATAAGGAATATCACTTTTTGCAATACATTTCTCTGCATTGTATAGAAGTACAGTATTAATGTGTGGAATAACTTGATTTACAACTATTTACATGAAGTTGTCCAACAGGCAGTCGAAAAAAAAGCACTTATCCATATATATTATGACTATTTGTAGCAGGGTATTTGCAGTTAGGCCAAGCTAAGTTCTGAGGGTCTGTTAAAAAGACGATTTCAATTAAAGCTTTTCGTTGCGTTCCATTTCACAGTTCAGTGCTAAAAGTGTCAGTTGCTCAAAAAGCGCACAcgtgtgtatgtttgtatgtatgtgtgtgtgtgtgtgtgtgtgtgtgttcaagTTCAATGACCAGAACCGGAAGCAACCCAACTatacaatcacacacacacacaaaactgtGCGTCCCCCACCTGAGAGAAAGCTTAATTACTGAGCCGCCAACTGAGGCTGAGACTTTGAAAAAGCGTTGAGTGCACTTGAggtaatttgatttaattgtgCGTGCtgctagcaacaacaacagcagcaacaacagcaatatcCACAACACAcgacatacacatacacacacactctgctAGTTGGTTACTTTGTGTGTGGTGTGGACGAAGCTCATAAGAAATTTACAAGTGTGCGGCGCctgttttttgttgtagttcttgtagttattgttgttgttttatttgcttcttctttttcattttttgccaAGTTCACAACTCTTGAACTTTGCCCCGGCCAACCACTGGCGACTCGACAAGGAGAAGCCTTTGCCACTTGAACTGGCTCAAAACGTCAActggttgttgttttgctttctcttcttgtttttctttttgttgtgcttttggTGTTTATTCACTGTAAAACTAACCTGGCTTATATATcctattgaaaataaatgtataactGAATCATTTTATAGCTCAGTACAGAGTCCCTATAGGTTAGAAAAGCAAAACTACTTAGTAAAGTTTCTGTTTGACGGAACTACAAAATATGAGAATTTCAAATGTTGGCTGCAGAGGCAGCGACAACAAATATGAATGACCAAGGCCGGGGGTTCCAATAATACAGCAATCTAGCAAGCCTTCAATCAATTTGTAAATCAATCAATTCGTTAATCCAACAATCAATCTTCCACTTAGCCTTTAATTTATCATTATTCTTTAACCTATACATCTTCCACGCCGTCATTGTTTAAGCACATTAATC
This window of the Drosophila virilis strain 15010-1051.87 chromosome X, Dvir_AGI_RSII-ME, whole genome shotgun sequence genome carries:
- the LOC6633370 gene encoding mediator of RNA polymerase II transcription subunit 15 produces the protein MASGHMERSSGQSMSSSGTGQHAHNRHHNYTNGQGQAQTQAQVQVQVQAQVQAQGYGHGDSLGTSGNNGRTSNISATSIGGTTGSTGSMPLFYRHCSEYQPGPHANRNPSASVYNVRSWSGWDPQQHQQQLQLVQHHQLAQQQQLAQQHHLAQQQHQQQQHHQQQQQQQPLGTSSHFDMQPLQTSRSHQLNVSAPSFTPASARAVGGGLTPATGIARRPPIPLIPSQSQPQLQSQSQSHSRSQSERSNGRRQQLPDLFQTVLKLMRELNRSVSYPEMIGMLSMRLQRLPVELKRHIPHTLHGAVANGYLRKDGNYYTLLSEQEQKEIMKRNQEAAKRAKELEKEPLSWRIR